A single genomic interval of Seriola aureovittata isolate HTS-2021-v1 ecotype China chromosome 10, ASM2101889v1, whole genome shotgun sequence harbors:
- the LOC130175749 gene encoding troponin I, fast skeletal muscle-like: MSEKKMTSSRRHHLKSVILQIALSWLEQEKKDNVVAKEAYMAEHCPPPELSGDQAALMEFCKKLQAAIDKIDEERYDAESKVQKANKEIEDLKIKVVDLIGVKKPALKKVRMSADSMLQALLGSKHKVTMDLRSNLKQVKKEVKEEPTEAVGDWRKNIEDKADRKKMFESS; this comes from the exons ATGTCTGA GAAAAAGATGACTTCCAGCCGCAGGCATCACCTCAAG AGTGTGATCCTCCAGATCGCTCTGAGCTggctggagcaggagaagaaggatAATGTTGTGGCAAAGGAGGCCTACATGGCCGAGCACTGCCCCCCCCCAGAGCTGAGCGGAGACCAGGCCGCCCTCATG GAATTCTGCAAGAAGCTCCAAGCCGCCATCGACAAGATCGATGAGGAGAGGTACGACGCCGAGTCCAAAGTGCAGAAGGCCAACAAAGAG ATCGAGGACCTGAagatcaaagtggtggacctGATCGGCGTGAAGAAACCCGCCCTGAAGAAGGTCCGTATGTCTGCCGACTCCATGCTGCAGGCGCTGCTGGGCTCCAAACACAAGGTGACCATGGACCTGAGGTCCAACCTGAAGCAGGTGAAGAAGGAGGTCAAGGAGGAG CCTACAGAAGCAGTGGGCGACTGGCGTAAGAACATTGAGGACAAGGCCGACAGGAAGAAGATGTTCGAGTCCTCCTAA